A stretch of DNA from Candidatus Bathyarchaeia archaeon:
CAGGCTTCGACGTAATTTACGAGGTTGCAGGCTCTATAGGGCGGAGGTATGCAAGGGCTGACGAGGTTGGTGTACCCATAGCTGTCACGGTAGACTATAGGACTATGGAAGACGGCACGGTGACACTTAGGAATAGAGATACATGGAGCCAAGTCAGAGCTGCCATAGAGGACTTACCAGCCCGTATCTCAAGATATCTGAGGGGCGAGCTCGGGTTCGACGATTTAGGTAGTCTCGTGAGCTGAGTACACTCAACCATCTAATCGCCGAATACCCCAACCGCGATCTCTCTCCTCCGTGGACCATCCAACTCCAAGAGAAATATGTTCTGCCATACGCCTCTGAGAGGCCTCCCCCCTTTTATGAGGAGGCTCTTCGAAGGCCCTAAGAAGACCGATGCCAGATGAGCATAAGCATTATCGTCTACCAAGTCGTGGCGGTAGTGCGCTACCTCAGGAAAAGTCTCTAGGATCTTATGAATTATATCGTCGAGGAGACCTTCCTCATGTTCGTTGATAATGATTGCAGCCGTAGAGTGAAGAGCGGCTATCAGACATAAACCATTTTTCACACCAGAGTTGCGAATTACCCCCTCAACCATATCG
This window harbors:
- a CDS encoding secondary thiamine-phosphate synthase enzyme YjbQ, yielding MGEGALKSLVEKFTLSTAKRVELIDITDMVEGVIRNSGVKNGLCLIAALHSTAAIIINEHEEGLLDDIIHKILETFPEVAHYRHDLVDDNAYAHLASVFLGPSKSLLIKGGRPLRGVWQNIFLLELDGPRRREIAVGVFGD